From Streptomyces griseorubiginosus, one genomic window encodes:
- a CDS encoding CHAT domain-containing protein: MVQVRLADAGDLHMTWTWTRGAQGFGTGYAPGPDVDEAVRALAAHLPGAGSEGMRRAFESGALATYEDERRLSRMLAEVLWPQGLTDQIRQVSAHLGRPLMRLQPSPRVAQVPWELLAVDGDDSDVRLLDLVDIATTAPASLRRPGTTPTDQDGDPDSDAVVLVLDPRVPGFRADSPFGSVLGQPGSDPALLSLVQRRLDEGTVVPPVAAPAEAFRRTDLDRDWLGEALRRGAKRLMYVGHVSGAPVEGGQSEDVTLHLCCGPQTKGMTEPVRTHRPLSAKDLLLGTLPLDADGVPGAQLWPAPPRVALIACESGGDLRFAESFGLATAMIHNGARLVTATRWVLPTSFAFHRLAGLPESVRPLTQAVVAVDAAHEALDPVRHLGGWQRQQLDQWRADGLIEHSPFLWAALTCIVR, from the coding sequence GTGGTCCAGGTCCGCCTCGCCGACGCCGGCGACCTGCACATGACCTGGACGTGGACCCGTGGAGCCCAGGGCTTCGGCACCGGGTACGCCCCGGGGCCGGACGTGGACGAGGCCGTGCGCGCGCTGGCGGCACACCTGCCGGGCGCCGGCTCGGAAGGCATGCGGAGGGCGTTCGAGTCGGGCGCGCTGGCCACGTACGAGGACGAGCGCCGACTCTCCCGCATGCTGGCCGAAGTGCTGTGGCCACAGGGCCTGACCGACCAGATCCGCCAGGTGTCCGCCCACCTGGGCCGCCCCCTCATGCGGCTCCAGCCGTCACCACGGGTCGCCCAGGTGCCGTGGGAGCTGCTCGCCGTGGACGGCGACGACAGTGACGTGCGGCTGCTCGACCTGGTGGACATCGCCACCACGGCACCGGCATCGCTACGACGGCCGGGCACCACCCCGACCGATCAGGACGGGGACCCGGACTCGGACGCCGTGGTGCTCGTCCTGGACCCCCGGGTCCCCGGCTTCCGCGCCGACTCCCCCTTCGGCTCGGTCCTGGGGCAGCCCGGCTCGGACCCGGCGCTGCTGTCCCTCGTACAGCGCAGGCTCGACGAGGGCACCGTCGTACCGCCCGTCGCCGCCCCTGCCGAGGCCTTTCGCCGCACCGACCTCGACCGCGACTGGCTGGGCGAGGCGCTGCGTAGGGGTGCCAAGCGCCTGATGTACGTCGGTCACGTCAGCGGCGCCCCCGTCGAGGGCGGGCAGAGCGAGGACGTCACCCTCCACCTGTGCTGCGGCCCGCAGACGAAGGGGATGACCGAACCGGTGCGCACCCACCGCCCGTTGTCCGCGAAGGACCTTCTCCTGGGCACGCTGCCGCTGGACGCGGACGGCGTGCCGGGTGCGCAACTCTGGCCCGCACCACCGCGCGTCGCGCTGATCGCCTGCGAGAGCGGCGGCGACCTCCGCTTCGCCGAGTCCTTCGGCCTGGCCACCGCGATGATCCACAACGGTGCCCGTTTGGTCACCGCCACCCGCTGGGTGCTCCCCACCAGCTTCGCCTTCCACCGCCTGGCGGGCCTGCCGGAATCCGTACGCCCCCTCACGCAGGCCGTCGTCGCCGTGGACGCGGCTCACGAGGCTCTCGATCCGGTCCGTCACCTCGGCGGCTGGCAGCGACAGCAACTCGATCAGTGGCGCGCCGACGGCCTGATCGAGCACTCACCGTTCCTCTGGGCGGCCCTGACCTGCATCGTCAGGTGA
- a CDS encoding DUF3592 domain-containing protein: MDLQKILGLWWTVPAGLAVVGYACSLAGLTRPQRAVWVTARVVEVHPPGHGESGNHGIPVTIAYQDPGTGREFRLRHENKRGDRVLVAWVGQEFPVRFPRRRPERFSLMLDSEGRTSGAGGPNCMVLLLVLGLVVQSFFVWGWQWGLICVGGLLLAVVALSRDGEYVRARAAQLAEGVTVQGRVIAVTSDVHSDGEGGESVSHASVVTFTTHEGVEVTALCTQGIPEVAKSLGRAIPLRYAPADPSLLTADPDHERRERLWNIRFIATLLIAGIVAIGVGGYCLHHPWPFT; this comes from the coding sequence ATGGACCTGCAGAAGATCCTCGGGCTGTGGTGGACGGTGCCCGCTGGGCTGGCGGTGGTGGGTTACGCGTGTTCGCTGGCCGGGCTGACGCGGCCGCAGCGTGCGGTGTGGGTGACGGCTCGGGTCGTGGAGGTGCATCCGCCGGGACACGGTGAGTCGGGGAATCACGGGATACCGGTGACGATCGCGTATCAGGACCCCGGCACCGGACGGGAGTTCAGGCTGCGGCACGAGAACAAGCGGGGCGACCGGGTGCTGGTGGCCTGGGTGGGACAGGAGTTCCCGGTCCGCTTTCCGCGGCGGCGGCCGGAGCGGTTCTCTCTCATGCTGGACAGCGAGGGGCGGACTTCCGGGGCCGGCGGGCCCAACTGCATGGTGCTCCTGCTGGTGTTGGGGCTGGTCGTCCAGTCGTTCTTCGTGTGGGGGTGGCAGTGGGGGCTGATCTGCGTCGGTGGCCTGCTGCTTGCCGTCGTCGCACTGAGCCGGGACGGAGAGTACGTCCGCGCCCGCGCCGCGCAACTGGCGGAGGGCGTAACCGTCCAGGGGCGAGTGATCGCCGTCACCAGCGACGTCCACTCCGACGGCGAAGGCGGCGAGAGCGTCAGCCATGCCTCCGTCGTCACCTTCACCACCCACGAGGGCGTCGAGGTCACCGCCCTGTGCACGCAGGGCATCCCGGAGGTCGCGAAGTCCCTCGGCCGTGCCATCCCTCTCCGGTACGCGCCCGCCGACCCGTCCCTCCTCACCGCCGACCCCGACCACGAACGCCGCGAGCGCTTGTGGAACATCCGGTTCATCGCCACGCTGCTGATCGCCGGGATCGTCGCGATCGGAGTGGGCGGTTACTGCCTCCACCACCCATGGCCTTTCACCTGA
- a CDS encoding class I SAM-dependent methyltransferase, with translation MWATAVGVARVRALESERENALFRDPLARAFAAAGGLWPSSPPLPDDEAARRRRLAVAFSIVIRTKFLDDLLTQASASGIRQVVLLGAGMDSRAFRMDWPEGTRLFEVDTAAPLDFKASVLRQEQAVARCERITVAVDLRDDWPGALAAAGHDPAAPTVWIAEGLLIYLPEEAVELLLARISAQSAAGSRMGLTLGSRGVIERFAADAAPGSAASLWVSEMPDDPVGWLAGHGWAASSHTLRERAAAYGRPVNTPPQREERPGGLISAVRR, from the coding sequence GTGTGGGCCACAGCGGTGGGGGTGGCCCGAGTGCGGGCGCTGGAGAGCGAGCGGGAGAACGCCCTGTTCCGCGACCCCTTGGCACGGGCCTTCGCCGCCGCCGGCGGCCTGTGGCCCTCCTCGCCGCCGCTGCCCGATGACGAGGCCGCGCGGCGCCGCCGACTGGCCGTGGCGTTCTCCATCGTCATCAGGACGAAGTTCCTCGACGACCTGTTGACGCAGGCCTCCGCGTCCGGGATCCGGCAGGTCGTGCTGCTCGGCGCCGGCATGGACAGTCGGGCCTTCCGGATGGACTGGCCCGAGGGCACCCGGCTGTTCGAGGTCGACACCGCCGCCCCACTGGACTTCAAGGCTTCGGTGCTGCGACAGGAGCAGGCCGTCGCACGCTGCGAGCGGATCACCGTCGCGGTGGATCTGCGGGACGACTGGCCGGGCGCACTGGCCGCCGCAGGGCACGATCCGGCCGCGCCGACCGTATGGATCGCCGAAGGGCTGCTGATCTATCTGCCGGAGGAGGCGGTGGAACTGCTGCTGGCCCGGATCAGCGCGCAGTCTGCGGCGGGGAGTCGGATGGGGCTGACTTTGGGCTCGCGCGGCGTGATCGAGCGCTTCGCCGCGGACGCCGCGCCCGGATCGGCGGCGTCCCTGTGGGTCTCGGAGATGCCCGACGACCCGGTCGGCTGGCTCGCCGGACACGGCTGGGCCGCCTCCAGCCACACCCTCCGCGAGCGCGCTGCCGCCTACGGCCGCCCCGTCAACACCCCGCCGCAGCGCGAGGAGCGGCCCGGGGGACTGATCTCGGCGGTCCGCCGGTAG
- a CDS encoding alpha/beta fold hydrolase, producing the protein MDILLIAGLWLDGSAWDDVVPALEQLGHRPVALTLPGQGDGAESATLQDQVAAVLAAVDAAPDRPMVVGHSAACTLAWLAADARPERVAKVALVGGFPSGEGQPYADFFETRDGVMPFPGWGPLEGPDSADLDEETRSRIASTAIPVPEQVAKGRIRLTDESRFDVPVLLVCPEFTPAQAQDWIDAGDVPELTRTKHLDYADIDSGHWPMFTKPVELARLLAAAANA; encoded by the coding sequence ATGGACATCCTGCTCATCGCCGGCCTGTGGCTCGACGGATCCGCCTGGGACGACGTCGTGCCCGCGCTCGAACAGCTCGGCCACCGTCCGGTGGCGCTCACCCTGCCCGGTCAGGGGGATGGAGCCGAGTCCGCGACCCTGCAGGACCAGGTGGCAGCGGTGCTCGCCGCCGTGGACGCGGCGCCGGACAGGCCCATGGTGGTCGGGCACTCCGCTGCCTGCACCCTGGCATGGCTTGCCGCCGACGCACGGCCGGAGCGGGTGGCCAAGGTAGCCCTCGTCGGAGGGTTCCCGTCGGGCGAGGGGCAGCCGTACGCCGACTTCTTCGAGACGAGGGACGGTGTGATGCCCTTTCCCGGCTGGGGACCGTTGGAAGGACCGGATTCCGCCGACCTCGACGAAGAGACACGCAGCCGCATTGCCTCTACGGCGATTCCCGTGCCCGAACAGGTCGCCAAGGGCAGGATTCGGCTGACGGACGAGAGCCGGTTCGACGTCCCGGTGCTGCTGGTGTGCCCCGAATTCACCCCCGCCCAGGCGCAGGACTGGATCGACGCCGGTGACGTGCCCGAGTTGACCCGTACCAAGCACCTGGACTACGCCGACATCGACTCGGGCCACTGGCCGATGTTCACCAAGCCGGTAGAACTCGCCCGTCTCCTGGCCGCGGCTGCCAACGCCTGA
- a CDS encoding helix-turn-helix transcriptional regulator, whose product MPTELSPTARALRALEILQSRTAGVTADELAASLGVTERAARRYVGILREAGIPVHSTRGPHGGYRLGRGTRLPPVLFTQSEALGLVMAVLDGQPAAADLDADDLVATALGKVVRALPESVGRQAAALREHASASPDRHACRPDPALTSTLVTASALRRRVRVTYRSDAGNEWEAEVDPWAVVVRYGRWYLLCHSHRADAIRTYRIDRIRAVLASADGFEMPDGLDPVAVLEENLGQGWAFSTRVVFDAPMDEVLPSIHPPMGRLEPFEDGCVLVGSTRNPAMYAQEWLARLPFAFRVEGGPELRAAVAALATRFTAAVADKP is encoded by the coding sequence GTGCCGACCGAGCTCAGCCCGACCGCGCGGGCCCTGCGCGCCCTGGAGATCCTCCAGTCGCGTACCGCGGGAGTGACGGCCGACGAGCTGGCCGCCTCCCTCGGGGTCACGGAGCGGGCCGCACGCCGTTATGTCGGGATCCTGCGCGAGGCGGGCATCCCCGTGCACTCGACCCGCGGCCCGCACGGCGGGTACCGGCTGGGACGCGGGACCCGGCTACCGCCTGTGCTTTTCACGCAGTCCGAGGCGCTGGGCCTGGTCATGGCGGTCCTCGACGGTCAGCCGGCGGCCGCGGACCTTGATGCCGACGACCTCGTCGCCACCGCCCTGGGCAAGGTCGTCCGGGCACTGCCCGAGAGCGTCGGGCGGCAGGCGGCCGCCCTGCGCGAGCACGCTTCGGCGTCACCCGACCGGCACGCCTGCCGTCCGGACCCCGCACTCACGAGCACGCTCGTCACGGCGAGCGCGCTGCGGCGCCGTGTGCGGGTCACGTACCGCAGCGACGCCGGCAACGAGTGGGAGGCCGAGGTGGATCCCTGGGCGGTCGTCGTCCGCTACGGCCGCTGGTACCTCCTGTGCCACTCCCACCGCGCGGACGCGATCCGCACCTACCGCATCGACCGCATCCGCGCGGTCCTCGCGAGCGCCGACGGCTTCGAGATGCCGGACGGCCTCGACCCGGTGGCGGTGCTGGAGGAGAACCTGGGTCAGGGATGGGCGTTTTCCACGCGGGTCGTGTTCGACGCGCCGATGGACGAGGTACTGCCCTCCATCCACCCGCCCATGGGACGGCTCGAACCCTTCGAAGACGGCTGCGTACTCGTCGGCAGCACCAGGAACCCGGCGATGTACGCACAGGAATGGCTGGCTCGGCTCCCGTTCGCCTTCCGCGTCGAGGGCGGACCGGAACTGCGCGCCGCGGTGGCAGCGCTCGCCACGCGCTTCACCGCCGCCGTCGCGGACAAGCCTTGA
- the ykgO gene encoding type B 50S ribosomal protein L36 — MKVRNSLRSLKAKPGAQVVRRRGVTFVINKKDPRFKARQG; from the coding sequence ATGAAGGTGCGCAATTCCCTGCGCTCGCTGAAGGCCAAGCCCGGAGCGCAGGTGGTGCGCAGACGGGGCGTGACCTTCGTGATCAACAAGAAGGACCCTCGCTTCAAGGCTCGCCAGGGCTGA
- a CDS encoding type B 50S ribosomal protein L31 — protein MRSSIHPVSRPVVFRDRAAGFQLLIRSTLDAQDTVVWADGSTYPVVDVDVSSASHPFYTGTSRIVDTAGRVERFERRYGRTAPVRP, from the coding sequence ATGAGGTCCAGCATTCACCCCGTCTCCCGCCCCGTAGTCTTCCGCGACCGTGCGGCGGGGTTCCAACTGCTCATCCGCTCCACCCTCGACGCCCAGGACACGGTGGTCTGGGCGGACGGCAGCACGTATCCGGTGGTCGACGTGGATGTCTCGTCGGCGAGTCACCCGTTCTACACCGGCACCTCCCGCATCGTGGACACCGCGGGCCGAGTGGAGCGCTTCGAGCGGCGCTACGGCCGTACCGCTCCCGTCCGTCCCTGA
- the rpmG gene encoding 50S ribosomal protein L33 translates to MARSTTRPVVTLRSTAGTGFTYVTRKNRLADPDRLVVRKYDPVAGRHVLFRETR, encoded by the coding sequence ATGGCACGCAGCACCACGCGGCCCGTCGTCACGCTCAGGTCGACGGCCGGCACCGGCTTCACCTACGTGACCCGCAAGAACCGTCTGGCCGACCCCGACCGGCTGGTCGTGCGTAAGTACGACCCGGTGGCCGGCCGGCACGTTCTGTTCCGCGAGACACGATGA
- a CDS encoding DUF4240 domain-containing protein, producing MHINEWWGLVERARAAVGDRADDRELADDPLPEALVDVLAGLEPAEIVDFYVKYVEVEDSAYQYSLCMAAYLIEGSYSNDGFRDFRGGLILLGRDTFSRAVENPDFLADLPTVTRMSREEGGWIGYECVSYLISDAYQRIQGETDSLDTAVETALRGMARPDKPRGEEWNWDPEDEEQMRRRLPRLAALFFD from the coding sequence ATGCACATAAATGAGTGGTGGGGACTTGTCGAGAGGGCTCGGGCTGCGGTCGGTGACCGTGCCGACGATCGCGAACTGGCAGATGATCCACTGCCCGAGGCGCTGGTCGATGTCCTTGCCGGACTGGAACCGGCCGAGATCGTTGACTTTTACGTCAAGTACGTCGAGGTGGAGGATTCGGCCTATCAATATTCCTTGTGCATGGCCGCTTATTTGATTGAGGGCAGCTACTCGAATGACGGCTTCAGGGACTTCCGTGGCGGGCTGATTCTCCTCGGGCGAGACACGTTCAGCCGCGCGGTGGAAAATCCCGACTTTCTTGCCGACTTGCCTACGGTCACCCGCATGAGCCGCGAGGAAGGGGGCTGGATCGGCTATGAGTGTGTGAGTTATTTGATCTCGGATGCATACCAAAGGATTCAAGGGGAGACCGACTCACTCGATACAGCAGTCGAGACTGCGCTACGAGGCATGGCGCGTCCGGACAAGCCGCGGGGTGAGGAATGGAACTGGGACCCCGAAGATGAAGAGCAGATGAGGCGCCGTCTTCCACGGCTCGCAGCACTCTTCTTTGACTGA
- a CDS encoding dihydrofolate reductase family protein has product MSELLVDFITTLDGYASGEGWPGFWGLEGPEYLAWLGEQPAVTYLMGAKTYRLMSGFAAGEVPQGQDDFRPEEEASVDQLTQASKVVFSSSLEEPLTWANSTLVRDDAVEAVRAMKSRGSGLLSTIGSLSLCRSLLRAGLVDRFRVVMFPVITGATGEERIYDGYPDVALEMIDHRTFDGRIQLVEYKPRVLDHPPLGVPA; this is encoded by the coding sequence ATGTCGGAGCTTCTCGTCGACTTCATCACCACCCTCGACGGCTACGCGTCAGGAGAGGGATGGCCCGGGTTCTGGGGCCTCGAAGGCCCGGAGTACCTCGCATGGCTCGGTGAGCAGCCTGCGGTTACCTACCTGATGGGAGCGAAGACCTACCGCCTGATGTCGGGCTTCGCCGCAGGCGAGGTTCCGCAGGGCCAAGACGACTTCAGGCCCGAAGAAGAGGCGTCCGTCGACCAGCTCACGCAAGCGTCCAAGGTGGTGTTCTCCTCCTCACTGGAGGAACCACTCACGTGGGCCAACTCCACACTCGTGCGCGACGACGCAGTCGAGGCGGTCCGCGCCATGAAGTCGAGGGGCTCGGGGCTCCTCAGCACGATCGGCAGCCTCAGCCTGTGCCGGTCCCTGCTACGAGCCGGACTCGTCGACCGCTTCCGGGTCGTGATGTTCCCGGTGATCACCGGGGCCACGGGCGAGGAACGCATCTACGACGGTTATCCGGACGTTGCCCTCGAGATGATCGACCACCGCACCTTCGACGGCCGCATCCAACTGGTCGAGTACAAGCCTCGCGTGCTCGACCACCCGCCGCTCGGCGTCCCTGCCTGA
- a CDS encoding DUF6882 domain-containing protein: MRMFKRSNKAESAGQAGEQADLSALVRQGEDMIEQLAQAHMSWGLGSADRWDLDQTTGVISWTFPDKTATAPAQILGSFSPGSGSWLWAWANKSILPDMSRDARSFRDWAEANGHAALAQPKVSADAQSASTLVALAVRVTGAAGYYKGPGSNSSVIITFGPVTLTNADGSTSSFSARQVHGPLVG, encoded by the coding sequence ATGCGAATGTTCAAGCGGTCCAACAAGGCGGAGAGTGCTGGTCAGGCTGGGGAGCAAGCCGACTTGAGCGCGCTTGTGCGGCAGGGCGAAGACATGATCGAGCAGCTGGCTCAGGCGCACATGTCCTGGGGGCTGGGATCGGCCGACCGCTGGGATCTGGACCAGACGACCGGCGTGATCTCCTGGACGTTCCCGGACAAGACAGCGACAGCACCCGCTCAGATCCTCGGCAGTTTCAGCCCGGGCTCGGGCTCATGGCTGTGGGCCTGGGCCAACAAGAGCATCCTGCCCGACATGAGCCGCGACGCCCGCAGTTTCCGGGACTGGGCGGAGGCCAACGGGCATGCTGCCCTTGCCCAGCCGAAGGTCAGCGCCGATGCTCAGTCTGCTTCGACTCTCGTGGCCTTGGCTGTCCGAGTCACCGGAGCAGCCGGCTATTACAAAGGCCCGGGAAGCAACTCCTCCGTCATCATCACGTTCGGACCGGTCACCCTGACCAACGCAGACGGCAGCACCTCCAGCTTCTCTGCCCGCCAGGTCCATGGGCCCCTTGTTGGGTAG
- a CDS encoding DinB family protein, with product MTRGERLAEQLDWYWRKNLRPRLDGLTDEEYFWEPVRGCWSIRPRGTSAAPMTEGSGAWTMDSASPGTVPEPAPVTTIAWRLAHIIVSCLGYRVGWYFGGQDIESESFAYAGTADEALRQLDEMYGRWNAGVRELSDADLDNPPTAGPERFPLENRVLHVNRELIHHGAEISLLRDLYRWQDEAVPRRTLR from the coding sequence ATGACAAGAGGCGAGCGGCTCGCGGAACAGTTGGACTGGTACTGGCGCAAGAACCTGCGGCCGCGGCTGGACGGTCTGACCGACGAGGAGTACTTCTGGGAGCCGGTGCGCGGCTGCTGGAGCATCCGCCCGCGTGGCACGTCCGCCGCACCGATGACGGAAGGCTCGGGGGCATGGACGATGGACTCCGCGTCCCCCGGGACGGTGCCGGAGCCGGCACCGGTGACCACGATTGCCTGGCGGCTGGCGCACATCATCGTCTCGTGCCTGGGCTATCGGGTCGGATGGTACTTCGGCGGCCAGGACATCGAATCAGAGTCCTTCGCCTACGCGGGGACCGCTGACGAGGCGCTGAGACAGCTCGACGAGATGTACGGGAGATGGAACGCGGGGGTCCGCGAACTCTCGGACGCCGACCTGGACAATCCGCCCACGGCGGGTCCCGAGCGGTTTCCCCTGGAGAACAGGGTCCTTCACGTCAACAGGGAGTTGATCCATCACGGCGCCGAGATTTCCCTGCTGCGCGACCTCTACCGTTGGCAGGACGAGGCAGTGCCGCGCCGAACGCTCCGGTGA
- the dctA gene encoding C4-dicarboxylate transporter DctA codes for MSRKEAAQATVATPPGRIRRMLSHLYVQCLIGVLAGAAVGWLWPSFGAELKPLGDGFIALVKMTIAPLIFCTVVHGISSLESMKAVGRVGLKALVYFEILTTIALVIGLVVVNVVKPGEGLHVDPSTLSTSGLPEAATAQHETFADFMLSIIPQTLVSAMTGEEILPVLLVSIIFGFGIQAAGEAGTGIKRGVESLSKVMFIVIRWVMRLAPVGAFGSMAFTIGNYGLDTLRHLFLLVGSFWLTALVFVLVVLGSVMRLNGLRLLPYLRYIKDELLIVLGTSSSEPVLPRLIDKLGHLGASKPVVGLTVPAGYSFNLEGTAIYLTTGAVFLAQALDIDLSLGQQLTMLAVMLLTSKGAAGVTGSGFVALAASLSAIPHVPVAALALIFGIDRFMSEARALTSTVGYGVATIAVARWEGQLDEDRAKAVLRGEIPYTPADEADAPRTAPEPAPAPVPAIG; via the coding sequence ATGAGCCGCAAAGAAGCTGCCCAGGCCACCGTCGCCACACCACCGGGCCGCATCCGGCGGATGCTGTCCCACCTCTACGTTCAGTGCCTGATCGGGGTCCTCGCGGGCGCCGCCGTGGGCTGGCTGTGGCCGTCGTTCGGCGCCGAGCTGAAGCCCCTGGGCGACGGCTTCATCGCCCTGGTGAAGATGACCATCGCACCGCTCATCTTCTGCACGGTGGTCCACGGCATCTCCTCCCTGGAGAGCATGAAGGCCGTCGGCCGGGTCGGGCTCAAGGCGCTGGTCTACTTCGAGATCCTGACCACGATCGCCCTGGTCATCGGCCTGGTCGTCGTCAACGTCGTCAAGCCGGGCGAAGGCCTGCACGTCGACCCGAGCACGCTGAGCACGTCGGGGCTGCCCGAGGCTGCCACGGCTCAGCACGAGACCTTCGCCGACTTCATGCTCTCGATCATCCCGCAGACCCTCGTCAGCGCGATGACCGGCGAGGAGATCCTGCCGGTACTGCTGGTCTCGATCATCTTCGGCTTCGGCATCCAGGCCGCCGGTGAGGCCGGGACGGGCATCAAGCGTGGGGTGGAGAGCCTCTCCAAGGTGATGTTCATCGTCATCCGCTGGGTCATGCGGCTCGCGCCCGTCGGCGCCTTCGGCTCGATGGCGTTCACGATCGGCAACTACGGCCTGGACACCCTGCGTCACCTCTTCCTGCTGGTCGGCTCGTTCTGGCTCACGGCCCTCGTCTTCGTCCTGGTCGTCCTCGGCTCGGTCATGCGCCTCAACGGGCTGCGCCTGCTGCCCTACCTCCGCTACATCAAGGACGAACTGCTCATCGTCCTCGGCACCTCGTCCAGCGAGCCGGTCCTGCCGCGGCTGATCGACAAGCTGGGGCACCTCGGCGCCTCGAAGCCGGTCGTCGGCCTGACGGTCCCCGCCGGCTACTCCTTCAACCTCGAAGGCACGGCGATCTACCTCACCACGGGCGCGGTCTTCCTGGCCCAGGCGCTGGACATCGACCTCAGCCTCGGCCAGCAACTGACCATGCTCGCCGTCATGCTTCTCACCTCCAAGGGCGCCGCCGGCGTCACCGGCTCCGGATTCGTCGCCCTGGCCGCGAGCCTCAGCGCGATCCCGCACGTGCCGGTCGCCGCGCTGGCGCTGATCTTCGGCATCGACCGCTTCATGTCCGAGGCCCGCGCCCTGACCAGCACCGTCGGGTACGGCGTCGCCACCATCGCCGTGGCGCGTTGGGAGGGCCAGCTCGACGAGGACCGCGCCAAGGCCGTTCTGCGCGGGGAGATCCCCTACACCCCCGCCGACGAGGCCGACGCCCCGAGGACGGCCCCGGAACCGGCCCCCGCTCCGGTGCCCGCCATCGGCTGA
- a CDS encoding PrpF domain-containing protein has product MLRLQGEMIRGGTSKCWIFDRQDVVATGVDVDTLLLAAFNAADPRQIDGVGGASSTTSKAAVVEASSEQGVDIEYAFAQVGIGDARVEWASNCGNCATAVALYAVHHGLVPITSESTTVRMRNVNTGARLTGTIPTPGRAAPDEGTARVPGTDAPGVPVLLGFQDPAGSTTGRTLPTGHVVDTLPGPGGPVEVSCVDAGAPAALFEAKAFGLDGGATLDDFAGVVPALTVLRRQAALAMGLVDENDPIGHAVPKVGVVARPASYRTTHGILVAQDEYDLAVRMVSMHAPHPAIGLTSAVALATAAAIPGTLAHRVARQTAEGTLRLGTPAGVITAETVTAPDSASPTVLLHRAARRIARAELLVPVLEGRPA; this is encoded by the coding sequence GTGTTGCGTCTGCAGGGCGAGATGATCCGCGGCGGGACCAGTAAGTGCTGGATCTTCGACCGCCAGGACGTGGTGGCCACCGGCGTGGACGTCGACACCCTCCTGCTCGCGGCCTTCAACGCTGCCGACCCCCGCCAGATCGACGGCGTGGGCGGCGCCTCCTCCACCACCTCCAAGGCCGCCGTCGTCGAGGCGTCGAGCGAGCAGGGCGTCGACATCGAGTACGCCTTCGCGCAGGTCGGCATCGGCGACGCGCGGGTCGAGTGGGCCAGCAACTGCGGCAACTGCGCCACCGCCGTCGCCCTGTACGCCGTCCATCACGGCCTGGTACCGATCACGTCGGAGTCCACCACCGTCCGCATGCGCAACGTCAACACCGGGGCCCGCCTCACCGGCACCATCCCCACCCCCGGTCGCGCCGCCCCGGACGAGGGCACGGCCAGGGTGCCGGGCACCGACGCACCTGGAGTGCCGGTGCTGCTCGGGTTCCAGGACCCGGCGGGCTCCACCACGGGCCGGACGTTGCCCACGGGGCATGTCGTGGACACCCTGCCCGGGCCCGGCGGACCGGTCGAGGTGTCCTGCGTCGACGCCGGGGCTCCCGCCGCGCTCTTCGAGGCCAAGGCGTTCGGCCTCGACGGCGGCGCGACCCTCGACGACTTCGCCGGCGTGGTGCCCGCCCTCACCGTGTTGCGCCGGCAGGCGGCCCTCGCCATGGGCCTGGTCGACGAGAACGACCCGATCGGCCACGCGGTGCCGAAGGTCGGCGTGGTGGCCCGACCCGCCTCGTATCGGACCACCCACGGCATTCTGGTCGCTCAGGACGAGTACGACCTGGCCGTGCGCATGGTCTCCATGCACGCCCCGCATCCGGCGATCGGCCTCACCTCGGCCGTCGCCCTGGCCACCGCGGCCGCCATCCCCGGCACGCTGGCCCACCGTGTCGCCCGGCAGACCGCCGAAGGCACGCTGCGCCTGGGCACCCCCGCCGGCGTGATCACCGCCGAGACCGTCACCGCACCGGACAGTGCGTCCCCCACGGTGCTGCTGCACCGCGCCGCCCGCCGCATCGCCCGAGCCGAACTCCTCGTTCCCGTCCTGGAAGGACGCCCCGCATGA